One Paraburkholderia phytofirmans OLGA172 genomic window carries:
- a CDS encoding MFS transporter, with translation MERSGARKTPRNQLTNKNLNAEVALDVKGNASKLVVQSFLSEINALLTVRLLTGLGLGAAMPTLIALCTEVASVERRGTAVGAMYCGMPTGAVLATVIGMISPGEHEWRNIFFVGGFGPLLVLVLLAVFMKETSRIKRDEHDTRDKPVSVSQALWKEGRARITLALWTSYLGTLIVIYFLINWLPYMVQARGLTHEQAGVVQVLLTLGAAAGSVVIATLMDRIGSKPTLLGAYVGIALSLAILAGATGSTSMALGGLLAGFFLTGAQAILYAVTGMAYPTHVRGTCVGATVAVGRLAPIIGPLAAGQLLANGQSSSMLLATSIPVIVVAAVCALSVTRCVFSVDGVQTKVLTT, from the coding sequence TTGGAGCGCTCCGGAGCGCGGAAAACCCCTCGCAATCAGCTCACCAACAAAAATCTGAACGCCGAGGTTGCGCTCGATGTGAAAGGTAACGCTTCAAAGCTAGTTGTGCAGAGCTTCCTTAGCGAGATTAACGCCCTTTTGACGGTGCGGTTATTGACGGGCTTGGGTCTGGGTGCCGCAATGCCAACCCTGATCGCACTATGTACCGAGGTGGCAAGCGTCGAGCGACGCGGTACGGCGGTCGGTGCAATGTACTGCGGGATGCCTACGGGCGCTGTTCTCGCAACTGTCATTGGAATGATCAGCCCGGGCGAGCACGAGTGGCGAAATATCTTTTTTGTTGGGGGATTCGGGCCTTTGCTGGTGTTGGTGCTTCTTGCAGTCTTTATGAAGGAAACGTCACGTATCAAACGTGATGAGCACGACACTCGCGATAAGCCGGTGAGCGTTTCGCAGGCCCTTTGGAAGGAAGGACGCGCGCGCATTACTCTCGCGTTGTGGACCAGCTACCTTGGTACGCTGATCGTAATCTACTTTTTGATCAACTGGCTGCCATACATGGTTCAGGCCCGTGGTCTAACGCACGAGCAAGCGGGTGTTGTTCAAGTGCTTCTTACCTTGGGCGCTGCGGCCGGATCGGTTGTCATTGCAACCTTGATGGATCGTATCGGTAGCAAGCCCACCTTGCTCGGCGCTTATGTTGGTATCGCACTTTCCCTTGCAATCCTTGCTGGCGCGACCGGCAGTACCTCGATGGCTTTGGGCGGATTGTTGGCGGGCTTTTTTCTTACTGGAGCCCAGGCGATTCTTTACGCCGTGACCGGGATGGCATACCCAACTCACGTGCGTGGTACATGCGTAGGCGCGACAGTAGCGGTCGGCAGGCTCGCACCAATCATCGGACCGCTGGCAGCCGGACAGCTCCTCGCGAATGGACAAAGTTCTTCCATGCTTCTCGCAACAAGCATTCCGGTGATCGTCGTCGCGGCAGTTTGCGCACTCAGTGTTACGCGGTGCGTTTTCTCCGTGGATGGTGTTCAAACGAAGGTTTTGACCACCTGA
- a CDS encoding IS110 family transposase: MPKDRTRSKPSGLPIIHPFAAGIDIGSRFHVVAVSPDLCDEPVQTFQAFTSDLQRMADWLVATGTKTVVMESTGVYWVAAYEVLESRGLEVVLANAREARAVPGRKSDVNDAQWLQRLHACGLLRASFRPGRDIAELRAYLRCRERHTDYAAAHIQHMQKALTFMNIQLHHVITDITGVTGMRIVRAIVAGERDPDRLAAMRDVRCKESLETIRSALVGNYQPEHVFALKQALALYDFYQRCIDECDVEIERAVAILNIAHPIPDAPLPKAKHRSKLPSDPNFDVRTAMYQLAGTDLTQIHGIGPFLALRLIGECGTDLSRWPTAKHFTSWLTLSPGCKISGGKVLSSHTRKTSSRITVALRLAAVTVGRSNTALGAFYRRLAGRIGNAKAVTATARKIAVLFYNAMRYGMDYRDPGADHYEQQYRDRVIKQLHRRAAQFGYSLQPQDSPA; encoded by the coding sequence ATGCCAAAAGACCGAACACGATCCAAGCCCTCAGGGTTGCCGATCATTCATCCGTTTGCAGCCGGTATTGATATCGGTTCACGGTTCCATGTTGTCGCCGTGAGTCCAGATCTGTGCGACGAGCCGGTGCAGACATTCCAGGCATTTACGAGCGATTTGCAACGCATGGCGGACTGGCTCGTCGCGACCGGCACAAAGACGGTTGTGATGGAATCGACCGGCGTGTACTGGGTCGCCGCCTACGAGGTGCTGGAGTCCCGGGGCCTTGAAGTCGTTCTTGCCAATGCACGCGAGGCGCGCGCAGTCCCTGGAAGAAAGAGTGATGTCAACGACGCACAATGGCTGCAGCGACTGCACGCGTGTGGGCTACTACGGGCAAGTTTCCGGCCTGGGCGCGACATCGCGGAATTACGCGCATACCTGCGTTGCCGCGAAAGGCATACTGACTATGCCGCCGCGCATATCCAGCACATGCAGAAAGCGCTGACCTTCATGAATATCCAGTTGCACCACGTGATCACGGATATCACGGGCGTCACTGGAATGCGGATCGTCCGCGCGATCGTCGCCGGCGAACGCGATCCAGACCGGCTGGCGGCGATGCGCGACGTCCGCTGCAAGGAAAGCCTTGAGACCATTCGTAGTGCACTGGTGGGCAACTACCAGCCCGAGCACGTATTCGCCTTGAAGCAGGCGCTTGCGCTGTATGACTTTTACCAGCGGTGTATCGACGAGTGCGATGTTGAGATCGAACGCGCTGTCGCGATTCTCAATATCGCTCACCCGATTCCGGATGCGCCGTTGCCGAAGGCGAAGCATCGCAGCAAGCTGCCCAGCGATCCCAACTTTGATGTGCGCACGGCCATGTACCAACTGGCGGGGACCGACCTGACGCAAATTCACGGCATCGGCCCATTCCTTGCACTGCGCCTGATTGGCGAATGTGGAACGGACTTGAGCCGATGGCCAACCGCCAAACATTTCACTTCATGGCTCACGCTTTCGCCCGGCTGCAAGATCAGCGGTGGCAAGGTGCTGTCATCGCACACGCGCAAAACAAGCAGTCGCATCACAGTCGCCCTGAGGCTTGCGGCGGTGACCGTTGGAAGAAGCAATACCGCGCTTGGTGCATTCTACCGGCGCCTCGCCGGGCGCATCGGCAACGCCAAGGCCGTGACCGCGACGGCGCGCAAGATCGCTGTCCTGTTTTATAACGCGATGCGCTATGGCATGGACTATCGCGACCCGGGTGCGGATCATTACGAGCAGCAGTACAGGGACCGCGTCATCAAACAGCTTCATCGCCGCGCGGCGCAATTTGGGTATTCACTGCAACCTCAGGACTCGCCAGCGTGA
- a CDS encoding AraC family transcriptional regulator, with protein sequence MAHIDPIRDEDSRGILRRSTCSLCYSSANLGWDSLFASVQYEFPFQADIDPVRHHLLVFHRNGGARVSGYAGDKAIRRNVPAGGIYFWPAHRGFGINLESSVETMHLYLHGDVFDACLRERGGDGIEAMQLLPEMCVQDALLLEIGTEVSRLMESKAKGVGLYIDTLALAISERLISRQLKRYVSTQGKLQCPPLSPVRLHAITEYVDVNLCEEISLSQLCALAGMSASHFVRRFNAALGQSPYQFVLSRRIESAKRLLARTDRPIADIALDCGFSHQEHLTNAFRRRVGTTPAAYRKA encoded by the coding sequence TTGGCACACATAGATCCGATTCGTGACGAAGATTCGCGCGGCATACTGCGCCGATCGACATGCAGCCTATGCTATTCAAGCGCTAATCTCGGCTGGGATTCGTTGTTTGCTTCCGTCCAATATGAATTTCCGTTCCAAGCCGATATAGACCCGGTTCGGCATCATTTGCTCGTATTTCACAGAAACGGTGGTGCTCGCGTAAGCGGATATGCGGGAGACAAGGCAATTCGACGAAACGTACCAGCGGGCGGGATCTACTTCTGGCCGGCGCACCGCGGATTCGGCATTAATCTCGAGTCCAGCGTCGAGACGATGCATCTGTATCTGCATGGCGATGTGTTCGACGCATGCTTACGCGAAAGGGGTGGGGATGGAATAGAGGCGATGCAACTTCTACCGGAAATGTGCGTTCAGGATGCTTTGCTACTCGAAATTGGCACCGAGGTTTCGCGGCTGATGGAGTCAAAAGCCAAAGGTGTCGGACTCTACATCGACACGTTGGCCTTGGCGATATCCGAACGGTTGATTTCGCGCCAGCTAAAACGATACGTGTCTACACAAGGAAAATTACAGTGTCCACCTTTGTCGCCGGTCAGATTGCATGCGATTACGGAGTATGTCGATGTAAATCTGTGTGAGGAGATCAGTCTTTCCCAGTTGTGCGCGCTGGCGGGCATGAGCGCGTCGCATTTCGTGCGGCGGTTCAACGCTGCTCTCGGACAGTCTCCTTACCAGTTCGTATTAAGTCGTCGCATAGAGTCGGCGAAGCGATTACTTGCGAGAACAGATCGTCCGATAGCCGATATTGCCCTGGATTGCGGATTTTCACATCAGGAGCACTTAACCAACGCGTTTCGCCGTCGAGTGGGTACGACGCCAGCAGCCTACCGTAAAGCGTAA
- a CDS encoding transposase, giving the protein MEVKRIRRTHGAELKAAVVDACRQPGASIAAVALEHGINANLVHRWLRQAECAANEAEVVPARIELAGGFMPLSLPQSTPGDIRVEVRRGGSVITVSWPVQAASECATWLRTWLK; this is encoded by the coding sequence ATGGAAGTAAAGAGAATTCGTCGTACACATGGGGCAGAACTGAAGGCGGCGGTAGTCGACGCCTGCCGCCAACCCGGTGCATCAATCGCGGCCGTGGCATTGGAACACGGCATCAACGCAAACCTCGTTCACCGCTGGCTGCGCCAGGCCGAGTGCGCTGCGAACGAGGCAGAGGTCGTTCCCGCACGTATAGAACTTGCCGGCGGCTTCATGCCGCTGTCGTTGCCCCAGTCGACGCCGGGCGATATCCGCGTTGAAGTACGGCGTGGCGGCAGTGTCATCACGGTGAGCTGGCCGGTGCAGGCGGCCAGCGAGTGCGCGACGTGGTTGCGCACCTGGCTCAAGTGA
- the tnpB gene encoding IS66 family insertion sequence element accessory protein TnpB (TnpB, as the term is used for proteins encoded by IS66 family insertion elements, is considered an accessory protein, since TnpC, encoded by a neighboring gene, is a DDE family transposase.): protein MVAHLAQVIRIDAVWLAIDPLDMRAGTDTALARVVQVFGAARPHHAYLFANRRATRMKVLVHDGVGIWLAARRLNRGRFVWPQPGLGTQQSMTQEQLAALVLGLPWQRIGEDGVIRVI, encoded by the coding sequence GTGGTTGCGCACCTGGCTCAAGTGATCCGTATCGATGCGGTGTGGCTGGCGATCGATCCGCTAGACATGCGTGCAGGCACCGACACTGCACTCGCCCGGGTCGTGCAGGTGTTTGGTGCCGCGCGCCCTCATCACGCCTACCTGTTCGCCAATCGCCGCGCCACCCGCATGAAGGTGCTGGTCCATGACGGCGTCGGTATCTGGCTCGCGGCGAGGCGCCTGAACAGGGGCCGCTTCGTGTGGCCGCAGCCCGGACTGGGCACCCAACAGTCAATGACGCAGGAACAACTCGCCGCCCTCGTGCTGGGGTTGCCCTGGCAACGTATCGGCGAGGACGGCGTGATCCGTGTGATCTAG